In Cinclus cinclus chromosome 1, bCinCin1.1, whole genome shotgun sequence, the sequence ATACTGCTAACTAAAAAAAAGGTGTGGAGGAAACAACACAAGCATGTGGGTGTAATTTTCGTTTGCAGATGTGTATGCCTGCTCACCACAAcataaaaattactgtttcaACCTCAGCTGGATTACTGTAGTGTAGAAAGTAAACGAGTGGCAAAAATAGAGGTTACAAGAGGCGAAGACAGACTGCTGTGAtgattcaattaaaaaaaagaaaacaattaccATAATAGTTGATAAATGGTGACTTCTCACATATGATATTCCAGTTCATACACATGCCACAGACACCTATAGGCTGTCCTCAGACACACTGAAATTTAGTAAAGCAGATGTGACAGATACCAGATTCTAGCAGGAGTCTGGATGATTAGAGGATGAAATAGTTTGAGGCAACATTTCCATGCAAAGAGAGTGCCAGCCAGGTAGAAAAACTCTAAAGTGAAAGCAAGAGAAGAGACAAAGTGAGACTAATGTTTGACTGTTAGTAGAAATGCTGCCTTGTGATCGATAGTGCCGTGCAGAGCTCTGAGAGTATGTTGCCTTGGTAAGTGCCTTGGTATTCAGAGTTATCCTCCATTCATTTGCAAAAGACTGAAATAGTATTGGAAAAGATTGTAGGATTTAATAGAAAAGTGAGAGTCCTACCAGGAAGCTCTCCACTCTAACAGTTGTATTCCCCTGACTGTTAAATAATCCTTAAATGAGACAGAAGTATTTCCTGCTTTGGAGAGGATGGGGGGGATCTAGAAGATTATACAAGCAGATGAGGACACCGGGACCAGGAGGTAGAGAGGTCTGTTGTTGACACTTCCTTTGAGATGAGAGGACCTGCTAAGAACATCTAGCTCTTCAGCATGATAGCTTTCACAAAGGTATTAACTCTGCAGGCTATTTGGGTCACACGTTTGGGTTTCCTTTGCAAAACTGCTTTGGTTTCTGGTAGACCCAGATGCTATTCCGAGGAAAATACCTTTGCCAATGCTCATTCTGTTTTGGCACCTGGCTTAAGCTGTTGTGGCAAAAAGTGAGCTGACATGAGTTGTATCATCTCTAAGTGGTTTTGGTCAGACtggtttgaaaatatttctaaactTTCTTAAGAGTAGACCAAATATGGTTCTCCCAGAAGTCTGGGAAGCAGACTCCAAGGAGAAAGTCACTCAGGCAGAAATTGAGGTAGGCCCCAGATGAAAATGTAATTCAAAATTGGTTGACtgtaaaaaggcaaaaaaagataAGGCTTTATGTTAATGCAGTGATCTGTAATACAGGTTATCCTATTAATTTCTTGTTTCCCATGTCATGCCAGGTCTATTGCTTCATTGTCTTCATAAAAAACTAAACAccttcttaaaaagaaaaattctcacCGTGATTCAGTTTATTTTCCATATCCCAAGGCACTACTTTTTATGACTTTTAATGCCAGCATAAATCTCAGAAATCACATCAACTTCTTATGGAGTAAAATGTATGTGAACTGGAAATCAACCACCTTATCtagtttggaattttttttttatacagctAAGGCTTTAGAATAGTGGGAGAAATATAAATTGCAACGTACTATTCCAATCAAATTCAAACTTTTAGCTTTCTGCTTTGAGTTAAGTCTATTTTGTTATGAGTGGTAGGTCTGTTTAGTATTTCTGAATCAAACTCAAGTTTTGCAATGAACCTGCCCCTCTGTTGCACTCAGGTTTTTTTAccagttttgttctgtttttttttttttcttttctccatgaCAACATTTAATTCCTTAAAATTGGAAGTCTGAGAATTGATCACCAACAGACAGGATTATCATGTTAACTAGGTGTTAGGCTTTAAGTGTTTAAGACAGTTTTCCTGCCTTGTGGGGTGCCTCTTGTTTTCTTCAGACAAAAACAAGTAGAACTCAGTGTCAGCCTTAGTGGTGGAGTCTGCCTCAGTCAGCTCTGAAGAGCTCTTATGGAAGAAGAAATACTGTTGTGGCCCCAGGTGTTGTATCACTGTAACTCCAAGGGGATTGAAGAAAAACAGTATACTGATAAAAACATGCCTTGATATCTTAAGCCTAAGGTACTGAACATAATTCTTTAAAATCATCTGGCTCACAAGGGATGAAGTTGCTGTAAAACTTTTAGTTTTGTCtggggtatttttttattactaattattaatttattaatatctGCTAAATCTTTCTGCCCACACACATTTCTTGCTTGAATAAGATGAAATTTTTTCCTCAAATCTTGCAAGGAATCATACTAGGGAGAGAAAAGGTTTGAGAAAACAATAAGCAAAGGAAGTCTTCCAACTGCTGACAGTGAGttatttatatgcatttttaaatctgGAAAGGTAAGATTATAGCAGTTAGTAATGACAACtattgtgatttttaaaattgagtATCAGCTCAAGGATCATGCCCTTTTCAAATAAACACTTACACAGAATGAGAAATACTGCCTAGAAGACACTTCTCATTGCACCTTTCTTCTTGGACTCTTGTAATAAATTAGCTCAGTGCTTTTTGAGAGAATTAAATGTTGGCTTATGagaattttttataattttttctagATGAAACTGATGCACACATTGACTACGAAGATAACTTTCCTGATGACAGATCAATGCCTATTGCTGAGAATGATCATGGCAAAGGCAAAGAGGAAATCGAGCAGGAACAAATACAGCTTTCCTTCAGTAAAAGttcagaggaaggaagaacTGAAAGCACCAGAGGGGTTGCTCAGCACACAGACATCTCTGAAACAGGAAGCAGGGCACCAACTGAGTCCCCTGTGTCACTCTTAAGCCAAAAAAACTTGTTTTGGTTTCCATCAGAAACTTTCAGCCAGCCTGAATCAGAGAAAAAGACAGATGATTCCACTAAAGCACAGTTTTCTGAAGGTGATAACCACATTGGAGCGAAGACAGTCTATGATgaacctggtgtcaaaatgttttatGATAGTGAGGATTTCCCCATTGGACCCATTCTCACACCTAATGATACAAAGAGAGTGATGGACGCAGTTGCCATCACTGATGAGTCGTGGTTAGATGGATATCCAGTAACACAAGAGGTGATAGAGGATGATGAAGAGGGTGATAAAGTTGATGGTTCCATGGGAACAGAAGATGACATCATCCTCACAACTGACCAACCAAATCATGTGGAAGTAAGAAAATTGGGAAATGGCAGTCCAGCTCCAGAGGAAGGTCTAACACAGATTGTGGGAGCAACAACAGGGGTAGATGATGAAGGGGCTAAAGAGACACTGGTACCACTTACATCAGTGAGTGGTCTGGAGAACTTTAGTGTGAGCAGGGGTTATGATGATGCCACGTGGGAGCATCTGGCTACATCTCTGGAGACTGTGACTCAGGACCCCACTACAACGATGCTGTTTGATGTAACCAGCTTTAAAACATCCATGTCAGAAATCTCTGTGACCATCAGTCCCTCCAATCACACTCCATACATAGAACCAAGAGACACAACCACCCACCCAGAACAAGTAGCAACCACTGCACCAGCTCCAGACATCCTTACTGACACAGCATCCCAGGAATTAGCTGAGCAAGAAAATCTTACCCAGGGCCTTGGAGAAAAGCCTCTCCCCACTTCTGAGCCATGTGAGGGAGAGAATTGTCCCAAACCCAATAAAGGTGCTATCATAGCAGTAATAGTGATTCTTCTCTGTTTGTTACTGGTTGCAGCTGTTCTGGCAGTGTGGTTTTtcaaaaaacagcagcagaaaaattcTGTCTATAAACTAAATGGAAGGTGTCAGCCCAGACATCATTGTTACCACCACTACCACCACCAGCACATCGAAATGCAGAAAGTTTAACCAGGTGCCTTTTGGCAGagatcagaagaaaaaacatattGATGCTAGAAGAATCACATGACTCATGGATGCTAAAATCCAGCAGTGCagaaatcagaaggaaaaaaagaatgctaGAAGAACATagaagacagaaaacatttcatcCTGTTGAAATTGCACCTAGCATATTCGACTTTTCGGAGCTAAATAATCTGTAAATTTTTATCACAAGGGTCTTTTGGAGACACCAGCAGGACACAGTGTGCTCATAGTACATCTTAAATTTGTTCTGCTTTTACATTTTGCTcctattaataataaattaattaattaatttctgtgttacCTGGTTATAATGTAATGGTAGGGCTGGTCAAGCCTCTTTGGTCTGTTCTcagtggaagaggaaaaaaaaggagggaaaaatggaAGAAGGATGTTTTTGGAGCAACTACACACTTCatgtttgttcctttttcagAACCTGCCCAAGCTTGTCAGGATAAACCACCATAACAAATTATTACCGGATGTGTCTTAAAAACTATTTGCTACCAGACTTTAATGGAAAGTATTGCAATGATTACTAAGGTGATTTTCTTCAATGTTGTGAATTTAACAAGCCACAAATATTGGATCATTATGCTGCTTTTCTGGAAGGTGTTCTTTTAGCCTTAGTGAAGAAATGCCATTCTTATAACTAATCTTCCTGCAGAAATGATGATATTTCCCTGGAACTCAGAGAATACTGTAAGTGCCATTCTTCCTTGAGTATGAGCAGGAGAGGATTCAACACCTTTGAATCCAGGTGTAATGATGAATAGCCTCTCGTTAGAGAGtcaaacactgaaaaagcaCTGTCCATGGAAACCCTACATAAAGTCAGCTGCTTTCTGAACACAGTGTTGACTGACCAAGATACTGAACTTTAATTCACAGCGGCAACTGAAGCCATATGTAAGACTTTAGCCATGTGAAATCTGTGGAAGGACTAATTTTTGACCATTCTGCTCTTACATTGGCTGGAGGGGTGGACACTGGCTCTGGGAGATGGGCAGCCCCTTTGCATGCTGCTTATTgtggttttaaagaaaaagcagacctgggaaagaaataaagtgCATCAGTTGATAAAACACACTGAGCTTCTAGACTGGGTGTTGGTGTAAAAGCACTGAGACTTTTCCAAAAGCACATTCCATCTTCAACAGTtctgaaaataaacaggaagagaggggaaagtGTTTTCTAGAATTCCTTAGCATAGTTTGCATGAGTTTAGTATGAGGTCTTCCCTACATTTCTGAATGAGCAAGAGGAAGTCTGGCAACTGTGAATAATCTGCAGGTCAGAAATAAATTCATCTGCCATTCAGCCTTAGTCAAAGAGTAATAAAAGGTGTCTGGGTGGAGTTCATACCACATTCTGGCTTCAGTCGCAGTGGTAATCACGGCTAACTCCATGGAAGGTAGGCTTTATGAAATGGAGTGCAGAATTTGGCCCATTTTACATGCAGCCATCAATCTCAGGGctggcaaacaaaacaaagcatttttagACAATTGCTACGGGTTATATTGGAGAGTTTGACCTCAGAGGGGTAAGAGCTGAATCTTGTTGCCTGGCATGAGctgcagtaaataaaaatgacagaaaCTGTACAGATTTGTAAATGTCTCTGACAGATGCATGATTTTATGCTTTTAATGCATTCTATATTATGAAATAACTTAGAATTTCTGTTGTAAACTATTTTTGTTAAAgcagttaaaaaagaaaaaaacagcaatggATTTCCCACCAAGCAACTTTATAGAGATTGTTAACTCAACTAAAACTTATCATCTGTAATCCCATGGaaatatgctgaaaaataaacacaggaacgtccattaaaaatattgcttaaCTGAAAGGTATAAGTAGGTGTTACAGTTCTGTGTAGCATCATTCAAAATGAAAAGTCAATTCTATTTGTCCCAGGAACTGAACATGTAAAAATGAGACTCAAAATATAATGATGAACACAAATTGTACAAGGATCTCATTTGAGACTTAGAAACACTTGTTATTCATGAACCAGAAGAAAGTATACATTAACATAATGCTTTGGAGGTATTTGAATAAAACTGAAGTTataaaaaacaccagaaaaggaagtgtgtgtctgtgtctgtgtgtgtgtgggtgtgtgtgtgggtgtgtgtgtgtgttcttgTGCAAATCATCCAGTTTGCCCACAAGTTTATGGAGAAAAGATAGGCCCTTTACTTTCATAACTCTTGTAGAAGACaatttgttattaaaaatattagctAAAAAGTGTTTAGCTTGGACTGCCAGCCCAGTTCTGCTTCAGAACATCTACCTTCGTTTGCAGCATCATCTGTTTGTATTCACAGTTCTCACTTTACCAGAATGATTCAGGAAGTTTGAGAAAACTAATAAACAGATGGGGATAAATAATTCAATAATACATTTGACTTAGACTTCTTTCTGTGTGTGAAACTTGGCTAATCACTGATAATGGGAATGGCAAACAATATATACATTGTATGACGAATACAAAATCTTAACGTGATAAGGTCAAAATAGGGCAGGAGGTGAATTACTTAGGAATCAAAGCTGAAGCTGGCAGCTGCATGTTGAAAttaggagaggagaaaaaaggggagGAATATCAGAAGTGTTTTTGTGATGGTGAGATCCAGACATCAATCTGTTACTCTGTGATAAAAGTCATGTATCTTTCTCCTCTAGGAAACCAAATATTACAACAGGCTGGTCAGAATTTGCCAAATGGGATCAAGAGTGAGACATGatctccctttcctctcttttcctttgttaaCTTATTAACTGGCCCCCATTTCACACAGACCTTGTGCTACGATGTCTGGACAGAGACAGTAAAAATTTGCTTCAGCAGGCTGAAAAGTGACACTGTAGGCTGTGACATCACAGCTACTGCCAGTGTTTGGAGGTTCAAACCCATGCAACCAAAAGGAGGTTGCTCCCCCTTGTACAGAAACACTGAGCTCATGCATTTTAGGTGTTTGCTAAGTTCTCAGGCTGAAATCCCCTCGATTTCTGTGCTTGCCCTAGAGAATTATGGTTATTTTGTTGTACTGCCTTATTGCTTACCATACCTCAAAAGCTATTATGCTGGAGATTTGTCACCATGTGCATTGGACTCAgcataaattgatttttttcttcaatgacTTACCTTTTTTTAATACCCAATAATTTGTAATGCAAAGATAAAACTTAGCATGTTTCTGTGAAAGACAGAATATGTAGCTATGAATGACCACTTAAAAATTACCCttaataagaaattattataCCATCATAAGACTTGTCAAACTACAGGgtttccagcagctcaggagaaTACTTAAGTGTTTAATCCTTTTTCAGATAAATGATAGTGAGAATAGAGCAAAGGCAGAAAgccccttttttattttcctttaaagttaATAGTCATATAAAATTACTTATCTGACTCCCATATTTCCACTTGAAAGTAAGTTCCATTACTTTACAATAGAAttaaccaagaaaaaaaatttgttacTTCATGATGCTGAAAAGACCTACCCATGAGATATAttaatgggaagaaaaagttaaaaataaacaaagaaaacttaGAAAGCTTTTCTACAGGAAAGGTTAGCATTTATAAACTTCAAAATTTGAACTCTCTACAGAATTTAATTCCCATATAACATCAGTACTttaaggagagagaagaggggaaggaggagaaatgTATGCCTAAACCACTGAATATTTCcttgccaaaaataaataaataaaatgtatctATTTACTTTAATATTTTCTCCTAGGTACTGAAGAGGACTCAAGATACAAACCCCTGATTTGCTGGGTGTGCAACCCAACTTACTTTGGCTATTTCTTACTTAACTCCTTTTTTGTATAGAGCTGAAACTCTCCACACTAGATCATTCAAGTCTTGAGTCACCAGGAAAAAGAAGTCGCTGTTTCAAGCATGGCAGATGACCAAAAGTTCAGACAGCTGCAATGAAGGATTAGTTGTGGGTTTTTCTCACTGCTTTGCTACAAACTGCATCACAGCTCTATGTTCAAACTTTATTAAATGGCAATGTTTTCTCTGGCACTGACTACTCCTCCCCACAGTTTAAGtattgaatttttaaaactgaagtaGCTTTGGTTTACAGCTCACATTAGAActtaaaaacatatttccatAGTAGTTGGCATATGCAGGCAACTGTTTATTCTCAGTACCAGCCATAATAAACATTTGTACTTTTATAATCCAACAAATCTTTGTCTAATCACAACTccattttcagagctgtgaaATTTGCATGCTATTTAAACGATTTTTCATGAAGactctcttgaaatggaaagaTTTTCTAAGTGTGACTCCATTATCAATACAGATCAATAATTCACCATAAAAGATGTGAACATAAATGGTGGGTATTGATGGCAATGGTCTACTGAGAAAGAACTTTGTAAAGCATGACATGCTATCAGATTTTCAGGGGGATAGTTTGTTCAGAAAGTATGGAAAAATGACACCTCATCGGTTGGATGGGCTCTTCAGGTGAATTAAGAACAAGTATTCCAAAGCAGTAAAGCTCTGGAAAACTGAGCAACTTGAACTTGCTTTTGGCTCATGCCTTGTCAACAGAAGTAATGTAGGTCTGCTTGCAGGATTGCTACAGCAAATGAAAGGGCCCATCAGGACATTTGTATTCCCATTGAATTTGCCAGAACTGATAATTCtaaaagtatttgtttttcatAGTCAATTTTATTGGCAATTGGAATTGCCAAGGCACAGAAATATGGAGCCTGAAATGTTCTTTTATGGGAGCAAAACTAAGCTCTGAGGAGAAAAATCACTCCtatccttcttctttttttaatggatgCTGCCATGAGTGAGGATGAATTTGCAAGGAGCCAGTAATAAAAAGAATTGCCATAGTAAGAGTAGGCATTAATTTGAAAAGGATTAGACTATCAGCAGAGTCTGTGAAATGCACTGATTTTCAACCTGTGCATGTCCTCCGTTACCCAAGCTTTAATTCTTACATAAAAAAGACTGTCCTGACAGCCAGTGGTCAGGTGTTTAGGTGTTTTTCACCTAAACAAATATCCACCTCAATGTGACACTGTTTCTGACTCAGTTTAATCTTCAGCTTCCAAGCAGTTCCCCATAATCTAGGACTCCATTCAACAAGAAAACAAGCTCAGAACTCACATGGATGCAGCCCCCTGTGCTACAAATCTGACAGAAGATGGACTTCACCCACCATTTGCCTCTAAGTGGTGATGGAATAACATGCAGATCGAATTATTGCAGACTTGATTGTGAACACTGACAGAGCAGAGGCCAACAGCAGCTACTAGAATAGCCAGCTTTATTAGAAATGTGGGTATTTATTAGAAAGTGTAGCTGTACAGATCTACAATAGGCAATACAACCATCAAGGCGTACAGAGACACATACCAATGCTGCATTCAAACCTGTCACATGAACACAGTGTGTTCAACAAGATGATGC encodes:
- the SUSD5 gene encoding sushi domain-containing protein 5, whose amino-acid sequence is MAPGSQRFYLTFLQGVGFVFFILQIISVQADGKVFALESKNNSQGLYLAEAEKACVDLSARLATAEELKRAVLDCSFAGCTTGWLARGSAGTIICRKTGSKLQSVKAIDVKIETDPFVNDQYDAFCIKDEDKPCGDPPSFPHTILHGHTGFEMGDELLYICAQGYVMSNKDTAFTLLCDSCGEWYGQVQACVKDETDAHIDYEDNFPDDRSMPIAENDHGKGKEEIEQEQIQLSFSKSSEEGRTESTRGVAQHTDISETGSRAPTESPVSLLSQKNLFWFPSETFSQPESEKKTDDSTKAQFSEGDNHIGAKTVYDEPGVKMFYDSEDFPIGPILTPNDTKRVMDAVAITDESWLDGYPVTQEVIEDDEEGDKVDGSMGTEDDIILTTDQPNHVEVRKLGNGSPAPEEGLTQIVGATTGVDDEGAKETLVPLTSVSGLENFSVSRGYDDATWEHLATSLETVTQDPTTTMLFDVTSFKTSMSEISVTISPSNHTPYIEPRDTTTHPEQVATTAPAPDILTDTASQELAEQENLTQGLGEKPLPTSEPCEGENCPKPNKGAIIAVIVILLCLLLVAAVLAVWFFKKQQQKNSVYKLNGRCQPRHHCYHHYHHQHIEMQKV